From a region of the Daphnia magna isolate NIES linkage group LG1, ASM2063170v1.1, whole genome shotgun sequence genome:
- the LOC116931431 gene encoding uncharacterized protein LOC116931431 yields the protein MHFSLPFNSSCLPAIHVMGVGNVELPVSSKNTEKLLVVAEPTSFASSKHGKQMKISINCSWQIERACISFPETSKCLVQNISKWIKLVLIEHGIDVQWVEADCYLTRLIIYHSGGNYIRHCYTKQGIGHFGTIILQLPVKNEHLGGKMKISQTSETNSKKTITQDLSLCNDPSFYVNFFSLDCERVIEPKRKGWNIELVYNLVWKPEKATLALPNVLSFLVTLTKMTLELRVWQENVSENCRPKIMIIGLDRKYNPSRHSFSTLMGSDRQVALLMCSVPFVDVYLARLTRRITRIAFRGHQNAKSGVVQQSSATGNNGNFVEMKEIQYVTHSASHWVGVDDCVTQFHNLDIDEEAQMVKPLFEKSTTPDKVQRQNTKSREHILIHDFYQTVLILWPRQGSLYMDIHHRPDYVLDQLERGAIRNPLRTVRAMITHSEFMETRILSLLNLCLSLKAKKEALQLLQVMANKSIGVLSEYAAVLISDVACKLIGWTDCENVVNKLLAIKPYEHLSHFLTLGRALLRHNCIIGFSSVSNQIWNFFMECVRSNGIPNSEKALSLCIEMAVCMEQSSALIQSRSEQFLSCFMTLPLLQQCHIIIDLKEIYKKNSAGQKFYLSLCRYVAVTVTSCSVSIIDCVVDVLGCFLLLEPEPVNIADIFLENICRSQRDACENNQLLEKLVASLHTLNLTTHTAVQLLDCRISQLSSLRKPKFSWSMKEAKFPDAVKYPAIAEFLQSSGKSVILKLDQISKMREAKDFIRVSFEVMDDCVRRGYSAVAVATKSGRSIYCDIVKTRHLHTFLTEQFEAKMDELKRLKQLRPIVGCSNPNAQQPPDASRQKTKVVAAPSVKSKKAKMEKGRKLA from the exons ATGCATTTCAGTCTTCCATTTAACAGTAGCTGTTTGCCAGCAATTCATGTAATGGGTGTTGGTAACGTTGAATTACCTGTATCATCAAAG AATACTGAGAAGTTACTGGTTGTGGCAGAACCAACTTCTTTTGCCTCTAGTAAACatggaaaacaaatgaaaatcagcATAAATTGTTCTTGGCAAATTGAACGAGCTTGCATATCATTCCCAGAGACCTCAAAATGTCTTGTACAAAACATTTCCAAATGGATCAAACTGGTTCTCATAGAGCATGGGATTGATGTGCAGTGGGTTGAGGCTGATTGTTACCTCACTCGGTTAATTATTTACCATTCAGGTGGTAATTACATCCGGCATTGCTACACAAAGCAGGGAATAG GTCATTTTGGTACCATCATCTTGCAACTTCCAGTGAAAAATGAGCATCTAGGcggtaaaatgaaaatatcgCAAACGAGTGAAACCAATTCTAAGAAAACTATCACGCAGGATCTTTCCTTATGCAACGATCCATCTTTCTATGTAAACTTTTTCAGCCTCGACTGCGAACGTGTGATCGAGCCAAAAAGGAAAGGTTGGAACATCGAGTTAGTTTACAACCTGGTGTGGAAGCCTGAAAAAGCCACGTTAGCCTTACCGaatgttctttcttttctcgtcACACTG ACTAAGATGACATTGGAGTTACGCGTTTGGCAAGAAAATGTGTCTGAAAATTGTCGCCCAAAGATCATGATTATTGGATTGGATAGGAAGTACAACCCTTCTCGTCATTCATTTTCTACGTTGATGGGTAGTGATCGTCAAGTGGCACTTCTTATGTGCTCAGTTCCTTTTGTGGATGTCTACTTGGCTCGACTAACAAGAAGAATAACAAGGATCGCTTTTCGCGGCCATCAAAATGCTAAATCCGGTGTGGTCCAGCAAAGTTCGGCAACAGGAAATAATGGCAACTTCGtcgaaatgaaagaaatacaATACGTCACGCATTCTGCTAGTCACTGGGTTGGCGTTGACGATTGCGTCACCCAATTTCACAACTTGGATATCGACGAAGAAGCGCAAATGGTAAAAcctctttttgaaaaaagcaCAACACCAGACAAAGTACAACGCCAAAATACCAAATCGCGAGAGCATATCCTGATCCACGACTTCTATCAGACTGTCCTCATTTTATGGCCAAGACAAGGATCTCTTTATATGGACATCCACCATCGTCCCGACTACGTTCTGGATCAGTTAGAGCGTGGAGCAATACGCAACCCTTTAAGAACCGTACGCGCAATGATAACTCATTCAGAATTTATGGAGACAAGGATCTTAAGCCTTCTCAACCTGTGCTTATCTCTGAAGGCAAAGAAGGAGGCTCTTCAACTGCTCCAGGTAATGGCCAACAAATCCATCGGTGTGCTTTCCGAATATGCTGCTGTTTTGATAAGCGATGTCGCATGCAAATTAATCGGATGGACTGATTGCGAAAACGTCGTCAATAAGCTTTTGGCCATCAAACCGTACGAGCACTTGAGCCATTTCTTGACACTCGGCCGAGCCTTACTACGCCATAATTGCATCATTGGATTCTCAAGCGTTTCGAATCAGATTTGGAATTTCTTTATGGAATGTGTCCGTTCAAATGGCATTCCCAATAGTGAAAAAGCCCTGAGTCTCTGTATAGAAATGGCCGTTTGTATGGAACAATCGTCTGCTTTGATCCAGTCAAGATCCGAACAATTTCTCTCATGCTTTATGACACTTCCCCTTCTTCAGCAATGTCACATCATCATCGACCTCAAAGAAATCTATAAGAAGAATTCTGCCGGCCAAAAATTTTACCTAAGCCTTTGCAGGTATGTGGCCGTTACCGTCACATCGTGCAGCGTTTCGATCATCGACTGCGTAGTGGACGTTCTTGGCTGTTTCCTTTTACTTGAGCCTGAACCGGTCAATATCGCAGACATCTTTCTTGAAAACATATGCCGATCGCAAAGGGATGCTTGTGAAAACAATCAATTGCTGGAGAAGCTCGTCGCCTCATTACACACGTTGAACCTGACCACTCACACGGCGGTGCAGCTTTTAGATTGCAGAATTTCCCAACTGAGTTCGCTTCGTAAACCAAAATTCAGTTGGAGCATGAAAGAGGCCAAATTTCCCGACGCTGTCAAATATCCAGCTATCGCGGAATTTTTACAATCATCAGGGAAGAGCGTGATCTTGAAACTGGATCAAATCAGTAAAATGCGCGAAGCAAAGGATTTTATCCGCGTTTCTTTTGAAGTCATGGACGATTGTGTCAGAAGAGGTTACAGTGCTGTGGCAGTGGCTACGAAGAGCGGCAGAAGTATCTATTGTGACATTGTTAAAACCCGACATTTGCACACGTTTTTGACTGAACAGTTTGAAGCCAAAATGGATGAGCTGAAAAGACTGAAACAACTACGTCCCATCGTTGGCTGCTCGAATCCTAACGCACAACAGCCTCCGGATGCCAGTCGACAGAAGACGAAGGTAGTTGCCGCACCAAGTGTAAAATCCAAGAAAGCCAAGATGGAAAAAGGCAGAAAATTAGCGTGA
- the LOC116931394 gene encoding uncharacterized protein LOC116931394, with protein MAKTIHYTSLTCLVLALLVDPSSPLADSQLFDLILTLKNPSCPSFVIVFDQLSWDEEIEELSKELLQFSHWNSIILLSSHQDVLQTCGRDDGKKVLGSITCNNAVVFSRHPDELTRINNQVMNCFYVSKMIVITQMTSDSADAWLKERKKEMIILILRESNKGLRQIRNWMINDQIHYTKLVRHTIVTKEKLGFREGKNLMGRNLRVATLNFPPVVFIANQSNTVTIYGIEPSLMEVLASDLNFTFDYFPVSPYEMWGSVSGEGENRTATGLLGALMKKEADVALGNLYIDYTRLSIIGFSSYYKISEECFSVPATRPYPKWTALYHPFSIEVWLATFFSIFFVILTLRLVAMWSIESSIVDSYYRDPVVCFMSVIGHLFGLQQTQEIRSMANRLFLVWWLFGALILSTGYRSGLISFMTFPFTPPPIDTIQQLVASPLKKIVYDPLMKEILMNSDNSLQRQLGRQMITNDNLTYMFSLMNSSDWAVDANLDNLRYVVATQYPMTRSGPQVHLMRECVFAMRAALGLQKESPLKPYFDREIQRLIEAGLIEYHRSRFAKKAVVWNPKASKQKTVAFSLDSLQGAFYSLALCVLAAILALIGEVMHALIKTRLSK; from the coding sequence ATGGCGAAAACTATTCACTACACAAGTCTCACCTGTCTGGTACTAGCTCTTCTAGTGGATCCATCATCACCACTAGCTGACAGCCAACTGTTTGACTTAATCTTGACGTTGAAAAATCCATCCTGCCCAAGCTTTGTTATCGTTTTTGATCAACTTTCATGGGACGAAGAAATCGAAGAATTATCTAAAGAGTTGTTGCAATTCAGCCATTGGAATTCCATCATTCTACTGTCCAGTCATCAAGACGTTCTACAAACCTGCGGAAGAGACGATGGCAAAAAGGTGTTGGGATCTATCACTTGCAACAACGCAGTGGTTTTCAGTCGCCATCCTGACGAACTCACGCGAATAAACAATCAGGTAATGAATTGCTTCTACGTCAGTAAAATGATTGTCATCACTCAAATGACGTCCGACTCGGCTGACGCCTGGCTGAAagagaggaagaaagaaatgattatCCTCATACTTCGAGAAAGCAATAAAGGTCTGAGACAAATCCGCAATTGGATGATTAACGATCAAATCCACTACACTAAACTTGTCCGCCACACAATCGTCACCAAAGAAAAATTGGGATTTCGCGAAGGGAAGAACTTGATGGGCCGTAATCTGAGAGTGGCAACTCTGAATTTCCCACCTGTTGTCTTTATCGCTAATCAAAGTAACACGGTCACTATCTACGGCATCGAGCCATCGCTAATGGAAGTCCTTGCCAGTGATTTGAATTTTACTTTTGATTATTTCCCTGTATCTCCTTACGAAATGTGGGGCTCTGTCTCTGGAGAAGGAGAAAACCGGACGGCCACTGGCCTGTTGGGTGCGTTGATGAAAAAAGAAGCTGACGTTGCATTAGGTAATCTTTACATAGATTACACTCGTCTATCAATCATTGGATTCAGTTCATACTACAAAATATCGGAAGAATGTTTCTCGGTTCCAGCAACCCGTCCCTATCCTAAATGGACAGCTTTGTACCATCCGTTTTCAATCGAAGTTTGGCTCGCCACCTTCTTTTCCATCTTCTTCGTTATCTTGACGTTACGTCTCGTAGCGATGTGGTCGATCGAGTCATCGATAGTCGATTCATATTACCGAGATCCAGTTGTTTGTTTCATGTCCGTCATCGGCCACTTGTTCGGACTCCAACAGACGCAGGAAATTCGATCGATGGCCAACCgactttttcttgtttggtgGTTGTTCGGGGCCCTCATTCTCTCGACTGGCTATCGATCAGGTTTGATTTCTTTCATGACATTCCCTTTCACCCCTCCACCGATTGATACGATCCAGCAATTAGTGGCCAGCCCGCTAAAGAAAATCGTTTACGACCCGCTGATGAAGGAGATCCTCATGAACTCGGACAATTCGTTACAGAGGCAGTTGGGTCGCCAGATGATTACCAACGATAATTTGACTTACATGTTCTCGCTGATGAATTCCAGTGACTGGGCTGTGGATGCCAATCTCGATAATTTGCGATACGTAGTCGCTACTCAGTACCCGATGACCCGCTCCGGACCTCAAGTTCATCTGATGAGGGAATGCGTTTTCGCTATGAGGGCGGCCCTTGGACTGCAGAAAGAGTCTCCACTTAAACCGTATTTCGACAGAGAGATACAACGTCTTATCGAAGCAGGTCTTATCGAATACCATCGCTCGAGGTTCGCCAAAAAGGCTGTCGTTTGGAACCCTAAAGCTTCGAAACAAAAGACTGTCGCCTTTTCTCTGGATAGCCTACAAGGAGCGTTTTATTCGTTGGCATTGTGCGTCCTAGCCGCTATCCTGGCATTGATTGGAGAAGTGATGCATGCCTTGATCAAAACTCGTCTATCGAAGTGA